A single genomic interval of Syntrophaceae bacterium harbors:
- a CDS encoding Hsp20/alpha crystallin family protein, protein MFWPEFGRFGRVWSPWREMERLQRDVNRLLSAESAPYATFPAVNIWVSDQDVIVTAEVPGVDPASLDITVAENVLRLSGSRKPEELKPDEVSHRRERASGEFTRSFRLPYAVDSGKVEASYDKGVLTVRLPRAEADKPRKIAIKTQK, encoded by the coding sequence ATGTTCTGGCCGGAATTTGGTCGATTCGGAAGGGTATGGAGCCCCTGGCGGGAAATGGAGCGGCTGCAGCGGGACGTCAACCGTCTTCTCTCGGCAGAGAGCGCACCCTATGCCACGTTCCCCGCGGTCAACATCTGGGTTTCCGATCAGGATGTCATCGTGACGGCCGAGGTTCCCGGGGTCGACCCGGCGAGTCTCGACATCACGGTCGCCGAGAACGTCCTTAGGCTCTCCGGTTCGAGAAAGCCGGAGGAGCTCAAGCCCGATGAGGTGTCCCATCGCCGGGAGCGCGCAAGCGGCGAATTCACCCGGAGCTTCCGTCTTCCTTACGCCGTGGACTCCGGCAAGGTGGAGGCCAGCTACGACAAGGGGGTTCTGACGGTCAGGCTGCCGCGCGCGGAGGCGGACAAGCCCAGAAAGATCGCGATCAAGACGCAGAAGTGA
- a CDS encoding Hsp20/alpha crystallin family protein, producing the protein MAEKDIQKREASSPVETERTKSMKVFIPRVDIHETKDAIVLLADMPGVDEKSVDITLEKNVLTLTGRVQPASYEGYRAAYLEYEAGDYERAFTLSDEIDRDKIEASVKNGVLKLTLPKAEPVKLRKISVKSA; encoded by the coding sequence ATGGCTGAGAAAGATATCCAGAAGAGAGAGGCTTCCTCGCCCGTTGAAACGGAGAGGACGAAGTCCATGAAGGTGTTCATCCCCCGGGTCGACATCCACGAAACCAAGGATGCCATCGTCCTGCTGGCGGACATGCCCGGTGTGGATGAAAAGTCCGTCGACATCACCCTCGAGAAGAACGTGCTGACCCTCACGGGCAGGGTCCAGCCCGCGTCATACGAAGGCTACCGCGCCGCCTACTTGGAATACGAGGCGGGCGACTACGAGCGGGCCTTTACCCTGTCCGACGAGATCGACCGCGACAAGATCGAGGCGTCGGTGAAGAACGGGGTCCTGAAGCTCACCCTCCCCAAGGCGGAGCCCGTGAAGCTCAGGAAGATCAGCGTGAAGTCAGCGTAA
- a CDS encoding Hsp20/alpha crystallin family protein, with product MANKIKDVVPAGQAKATPPARREEEFPLFSLQREVNRLFDDFFRGFDLRPLRTAEERWGGFTPKMDLEETEKEYRITAELPGMEEKDVEVLLAGNSLTLKGEKKEEKEEKGKSFYHVERSYGTFQRTVPLPEGIDLKKIDAEFKNGVLTVRLPKTAEAKTKARKVPIKSGKK from the coding sequence ATGGCGAACAAGATCAAGGATGTGGTCCCGGCGGGCCAGGCGAAGGCGACCCCGCCGGCGAGACGCGAGGAAGAGTTTCCTCTCTTCTCCCTCCAAAGGGAGGTCAACCGCCTCTTCGACGATTTCTTCCGCGGATTTGACCTCAGGCCCCTTCGCACGGCCGAGGAGCGTTGGGGCGGGTTCACACCGAAGATGGACCTCGAGGAGACGGAGAAGGAATACCGCATCACGGCCGAGCTCCCCGGCATGGAGGAGAAGGACGTGGAGGTTCTCCTGGCGGGCAATTCCCTGACCCTCAAGGGGGAGAAGAAGGAAGAGAAGGAGGAGAAGGGCAAAAGCTTCTACCACGTGGAGCGCTCGTACGGAACCTTCCAGCGCACGGTCCCGCTGCCCGAGGGGATCGATCTCAAGAAAATCGACGCCGAATTCAAGAACGGCGTGCTCACCGTCAGGCTGCCCAAGACGGCGGAGGCGAAGACCAAGGCCAGGAAGGTCCCCATCAAGAGCGGAAAGAAGTGA
- a CDS encoding MBL fold metallo-hydrolase translates to MDGVTVTILGSGTIVPSLRRSPSALLLEAAGRKLLIDIGPGTMRRLLEAGTGIGEIDWVLITHLHPDHSGELASFLFATKYPETYRRRSPLTVVGARGLRTHLDGLAGVYGDWVVLPEHLFSLRELDSRIPDAWAAGPITVRSRPMAHTEMSIGYRVEAPGGVVVAYSGDTGPCEALVELARGADLFLCECSLPDGMQVEGHLTPSQAGAAAAAAGVQRLVLTHFYPECDAADIEAQCRRTWQGPLTLAEDLMRIRLPSDR, encoded by the coding sequence ATGGACGGGGTCACCGTAACGATTCTGGGTTCCGGCACCATCGTGCCCTCTCTGCGGAGAAGCCCCAGTGCCCTGCTGCTCGAGGCTGCCGGCCGGAAACTCCTAATCGACATCGGCCCCGGCACGATGCGGCGGCTGCTCGAGGCGGGGACGGGCATCGGCGAGATCGACTGGGTTCTCATCACCCACCTTCACCCCGATCATTCAGGCGAGCTGGCCTCCTTCCTGTTTGCCACCAAGTACCCCGAGACCTACAGGAGGCGCAGCCCCCTCACCGTGGTCGGCGCCCGGGGCCTGCGGACGCATCTCGACGGGCTTGCCGGCGTGTACGGCGATTGGGTTGTCCTTCCCGAGCACCTCTTTTCCCTGAGGGAGCTGGACAGCCGCATTCCCGATGCCTGGGCGGCCGGGCCGATCACCGTGCGGTCACGGCCGATGGCGCACACGGAGATGAGCATCGGGTACCGCGTCGAGGCGCCCGGGGGCGTGGTGGTGGCCTACTCGGGCGACACGGGCCCCTGCGAGGCGCTGGTGGAGCTTGCCCGGGGGGCCGATCTCTTCCTCTGCGAGTGCTCGCTGCCCGACGGGATGCAAGTCGAGGGACACCTGACACCGTCCCAAGCAGGGGCCGCCGCGGCAGCGGCGGGGGTCCAGCGGCTCGTCCTCACCCACTTCTACCCGGAGTGCGATGCGGCCGACATCGAGGCCCAGTGCCGGAGGACATGGCAGGGCCCGCTGACGCTGGCCGAGGACCTGATGAGGATCCGGCTCCCCTCGGACCGCTGA
- a CDS encoding YjbQ family protein, whose protein sequence is MRQFSVRTQARTQMIDITGQVRSVLRESGIESGICCVFVPHTTAAVTINENADPDVPRDILSQMDRTIPLRGDYLHGEGNSAAHIKASLFGASETIVVEKGSLVLGTWQSIFLCEFDGPRTRQVFVKVIPG, encoded by the coding sequence ATGAGACAATTTTCCGTCAGGACGCAGGCACGAACCCAGATGATCGACATCACGGGCCAGGTCCGGTCGGTCCTCCGGGAAAGCGGAATCGAAAGCGGAATCTGCTGCGTGTTCGTCCCGCACACGACGGCGGCCGTGACGATCAACGAAAACGCGGACCCCGACGTGCCCAGGGACATCCTGTCCCAGATGGACAGGACAATCCCCCTGCGGGGCGATTACCTGCACGGCGAGGGTAACTCGGCGGCCCACATCAAGGCGTCGCTTTTCGGGGCGTCGGAAACAATCGTCGTGGAAAAGGGAAGCCTCGTTCTCGGGACCTGGCAGTCGATCTTCCTCTGCGAGTTCGACGGCCCCCGGACGAGGCAGGTGTTCGTCAAGGTCATTCCGGGATGA
- the pilM gene encoding pilus assembly protein PilM codes for MASNREISSTEKLLNVIRGKAKAAPDAESSYRPVVPKRKKASPFSSLAPAFQRPVTVGIDIGHQVLQMVKVEETAADQWRLVDFRRVPVPSTITRGTHEFTGFLKSELGKFCGPAKGLQLWNLMSSSKVDVRFIKVPKVPRKQLENAIYWTAKRELSFEDSDTILDFEVQSDVVEQGIKKTSVMVYTVPRREVEAVVELFNDAGYPLSGLTIAPFAIQNLFRTKWMPTYGETLASLYIGRDGARIDIYSRGSLILTRDIKTGMNSMVESLVEGYTDRRRPPARDMRWSGAAAMDFTITPTQAHKLIMSLDPDAPALTPDDAGHDLSEEEIFDMVRPALDRLVRQVERTFANLGGEKVSRVYISGVVNAYRPLIDYIGEQLGIESGVIDPLDPSIPYISGYTAPATSSEKAALSVAVGLALSDNTRTPNLLFTYKEKEKMATVGRVNRAILFSLAAFIIVGLGTFAWQERIASKKKAAIADLNQQLSSLNLMVDTKLILQLAAKDREERRLKKEYSERYLGMAVLSELSALTPENVRFLKIKTSLGKPETKAPPAAKAAEKGPAPAKPAEAAARTLEIDGIVMGERSMLEGTLSSYVLRLKGSPLVKEATVQRSVVEALQQNKAEGEVLHFVLNIKL; via the coding sequence ATGGCCTCCAATCGGGAAATTTCCTCCACGGAAAAACTTCTCAACGTCATCCGGGGAAAAGCGAAGGCGGCTCCCGATGCAGAGTCTTCCTACAGGCCCGTCGTGCCGAAGAGAAAAAAGGCAAGCCCCTTCTCGTCCCTCGCCCCCGCGTTCCAGAGACCCGTCACGGTTGGCATCGACATCGGCCACCAGGTCCTCCAGATGGTGAAAGTGGAAGAGACCGCCGCCGATCAGTGGCGGCTCGTCGATTTCCGGCGCGTGCCCGTACCCTCCACGATCACCCGGGGGACGCACGAGTTCACGGGCTTCCTGAAATCCGAGCTCGGGAAATTCTGCGGTCCCGCCAAGGGCCTTCAGCTCTGGAACCTCATGTCCTCGTCCAAGGTGGATGTCCGGTTCATCAAGGTCCCCAAGGTCCCGCGAAAGCAGCTCGAGAACGCCATCTACTGGACGGCCAAGCGGGAGCTCTCCTTCGAGGACTCGGACACGATCCTCGATTTCGAGGTCCAGTCCGATGTGGTGGAGCAGGGGATCAAGAAGACCTCCGTCATGGTCTACACGGTGCCGAGGCGCGAAGTGGAGGCCGTCGTCGAGCTCTTCAACGACGCGGGCTATCCCCTGAGCGGCCTCACCATCGCCCCTTTCGCCATTCAAAACCTCTTCCGGACCAAGTGGATGCCGACCTACGGCGAAACCCTCGCCAGCCTCTACATCGGCCGCGACGGCGCACGGATCGACATCTACTCCCGGGGCAGCCTGATCCTGACCCGGGACATCAAGACCGGCATGAACAGCATGGTGGAGTCTCTCGTGGAGGGCTACACGGACCGAAGGCGCCCCCCGGCCCGGGACATGCGGTGGAGCGGTGCCGCGGCGATGGACTTCACCATCACGCCCACGCAGGCCCACAAGCTCATCATGAGCCTCGACCCCGACGCGCCGGCCCTGACCCCCGACGATGCGGGACACGACCTCTCGGAAGAGGAAATCTTCGACATGGTCCGCCCGGCCCTCGACCGCCTCGTCCGCCAGGTGGAGCGCACCTTCGCCAACCTGGGAGGCGAGAAGGTGAGCCGGGTCTACATCTCGGGCGTCGTGAACGCCTACCGGCCCCTCATCGACTACATCGGGGAGCAGCTGGGGATCGAGAGCGGGGTGATCGACCCCCTGGACCCCTCCATTCCGTACATCTCCGGGTACACGGCACCCGCGACGTCCTCCGAGAAGGCCGCCCTCTCCGTAGCGGTGGGCCTCGCCCTGTCGGACAACACGAGGACGCCCAACCTCCTGTTCACCTACAAGGAAAAGGAGAAGATGGCCACGGTGGGCCGGGTGAACCGCGCCATCCTGTTCTCCCTGGCTGCCTTCATCATTGTGGGCCTCGGCACCTTCGCCTGGCAGGAGCGCATCGCGTCGAAGAAGAAAGCGGCCATCGCCGATCTCAACCAGCAGCTCTCGTCGCTCAACCTGATGGTCGACACGAAGCTGATCCTCCAGCTGGCGGCCAAGGACAGGGAGGAGCGGCGCCTGAAGAAGGAGTACAGCGAGCGGTACCTGGGCATGGCCGTCCTGAGCGAACTGTCCGCCCTGACGCCCGAGAATGTCCGGTTCCTGAAGATCAAGACGAGCCTGGGCAAGCCCGAGACGAAAGCCCCGCCCGCGGCCAAGGCGGCGGAAAAAGGCCCTGCGCCGGCGAAGCCGGCCGAGGCCGCGGCCAGGACCCTGGAGATCGACGGGATCGTCATGGGCGAAAGGAGCATGCTCGAGGGCACCCTGTCGAGCTACGTGCTGAGGCTCAAGGGGTCTCCCCTGGTGAAGGAGGCCACCGTGCAGCGGAGCGTCGTCGAGGCGCTGCAGCAGAACAAGGCCGAGGGGGAAGTCCTGCACTTCGTCCTGAACATCAAGCTCTAG
- the pilQ gene encoding type IV pilus secretin PilQ — MCWWFIPLIGLTLAGCARDLKQAKDPFFEKWSTMAETSKGHSPTPRARIMDLPPLEEDELVTDEAARKEKPLPTRRVTLRMHNVDINVILRALAQAADVNIMLRSGIKGETSINIVNKPWDQAFLGILRTNGLSYAWEGDIIRIMTAEDMERDIKLEAARDRIRGQKLLTMVVSVDYADAAKLRDSLKELLTKDRDGKVRGSILVDQHTNSMIIQATRDDLKRMIPMIERLDKPTAQILIKANIVEASKDTARALGVQWGGVYANRWGGQNYYITPGGSGGSTTTPPTAGSYTPTFGSTGIAGQGFGVNFPANAAAIAAAGGAGSLGLIFGTIGGSVLEMQLQALQKDGKLNILSSPSITTLDNQMAYTENGERVPYVATSTSSGVVTQEVKFEDAVLRLEITPHVIDGKNLKMKIKVKKDEVDSTRTVQGNPFIIKKQTETTLIVQDSETIVISGLTKQRSLLSDSGFPGLKDIPGIGYLFKSEDRSETMEEVLIFITPHILKASAALQAPPAAAPAANAPAAAPAPKEAPGESPGKQP, encoded by the coding sequence ATGTGCTGGTGGTTCATCCCGCTGATCGGCCTGACGCTTGCGGGCTGCGCGAGGGACCTCAAGCAGGCGAAGGACCCCTTCTTCGAAAAGTGGAGCACCATGGCGGAGACCTCGAAGGGCCACTCGCCGACGCCGCGGGCGCGGATCATGGACCTGCCGCCCCTCGAGGAGGACGAACTCGTCACGGACGAGGCGGCCCGGAAGGAAAAGCCCCTGCCGACGCGGCGCGTGACGCTGCGGATGCACAACGTGGACATCAACGTGATCCTGCGGGCCCTGGCGCAGGCGGCCGACGTGAACATCATGCTGCGCTCCGGCATCAAGGGGGAGACCTCCATCAACATCGTGAACAAGCCCTGGGACCAGGCCTTCCTCGGGATTTTGAGGACCAACGGCCTCTCCTACGCGTGGGAGGGCGACATCATCCGCATCATGACCGCGGAGGACATGGAGCGGGACATCAAGCTCGAGGCCGCCCGGGACCGCATCCGCGGCCAGAAGCTCCTCACCATGGTCGTCTCCGTGGACTACGCCGACGCCGCGAAGCTCCGCGACAGCCTCAAGGAACTCCTCACGAAGGACAGGGACGGCAAGGTCCGCGGCTCCATCCTCGTCGACCAGCACACGAATTCCATGATCATCCAGGCCACCCGGGACGATCTCAAACGGATGATCCCCATGATCGAGCGGCTCGACAAGCCGACCGCCCAGATCCTCATCAAGGCCAACATCGTCGAGGCCTCGAAGGACACGGCACGGGCCCTCGGCGTGCAGTGGGGCGGCGTCTACGCCAACCGCTGGGGAGGGCAGAACTACTACATCACCCCCGGAGGGTCGGGCGGCTCGACGACGACACCCCCGACGGCGGGCAGCTACACGCCGACCTTCGGGTCGACGGGCATTGCCGGCCAGGGCTTCGGGGTGAACTTCCCGGCCAACGCCGCGGCCATCGCCGCCGCGGGCGGCGCGGGGTCCCTCGGCCTCATCTTCGGGACGATCGGCGGCAGCGTCCTCGAGATGCAGCTCCAGGCCCTGCAGAAGGACGGGAAGCTCAACATCCTGTCGAGCCCCTCCATCACGACGCTCGACAACCAGATGGCCTACACGGAAAACGGCGAGCGGGTCCCCTACGTGGCCACGAGCACCTCGAGCGGCGTCGTGACCCAGGAGGTCAAGTTCGAGGACGCCGTGCTGCGGCTCGAGATCACGCCCCACGTCATCGACGGCAAGAACCTCAAGATGAAGATCAAGGTCAAGAAGGACGAGGTGGACTCCACCCGCACCGTCCAGGGCAACCCCTTCATCATCAAGAAGCAGACGGAGACCACCCTCATCGTCCAGGACTCGGAGACCATCGTGATCTCCGGCCTGACGAAGCAGCGGAGCCTGCTGAGCGACTCGGGGTTCCCCGGCCTCAAGGACATCCCCGGGATCGGGTACCTGTTCAAGAGCGAGGACCGGTCAGAGACGATGGAGGAGGTGCTCATCTTCATTACGCCCCACATCCTGAAGGCGTCGGCCGCCCTGCAGGCGCCGCCTGCCGCCGCACCGGCGGCGAACGCGCCCGCCGCGGCCCCGGCGCCGAAGGAGGCCCCCGGGGAGAGCCCGGGCAAACAGCCATGA
- a CDS encoding AAA family ATPase yields MSYFEILNLDREPFSNSPEPEFFFEAPQHVNCLQQLEISIRLRRGLNVVIGDVGTGKTTLSRMLIRKLHGDDTVEFHLLMDPDFGGPIQFLAGIARMLGAVDSAHGLTEWQLKEAIKQYLFRRGIDEDKIVVLIIDEGQKLPGFCIEILREFLNYETNRFKLLQIVIFAQPEFNAILERRENFADRMNVCLRLGPLDFTQMRRMIEYRIAQASQAGHDPVEFTLPALAAIYLATGGVPRKVVMLCHQVILAMIVRNRSRAGWRLVQSCLRNRASYRRRRRRIGWGVAAVLAVCVLAVLTVVSARRDGTGVSGERALPAYQARISDKTVHPLASVPPVPWQPAAAIAGSPAGAAGPAAAPLFRKSLPREGAAPQAPAQGVR; encoded by the coding sequence ATGAGTTACTTCGAGATCCTCAACCTCGACCGGGAACCCTTCTCCAATTCCCCGGAGCCGGAGTTCTTCTTCGAGGCCCCCCAGCACGTCAACTGCCTCCAGCAGCTGGAAATCTCCATCCGGCTGCGCCGGGGGCTCAACGTCGTCATCGGGGACGTGGGGACGGGGAAGACGACGCTCTCCCGCATGCTGATCCGCAAGCTCCACGGGGACGACACCGTGGAGTTCCACCTGCTGATGGACCCCGATTTCGGGGGGCCCATCCAGTTCCTCGCGGGCATCGCCCGGATGCTGGGCGCCGTGGACTCCGCCCATGGCCTCACGGAGTGGCAGCTCAAGGAGGCGATCAAGCAGTACCTGTTCCGCAGGGGGATCGACGAGGACAAGATCGTCGTCCTCATCATCGACGAGGGGCAGAAGCTCCCCGGGTTCTGCATCGAGATCCTTCGGGAGTTCCTCAACTACGAGACGAACCGCTTCAAGCTCCTGCAGATCGTCATCTTCGCCCAGCCGGAGTTCAACGCGATCCTGGAGCGCCGCGAGAACTTCGCCGACCGGATGAACGTCTGCCTGCGCCTCGGGCCGCTCGATTTCACCCAGATGCGCCGGATGATCGAGTACCGCATCGCCCAGGCGAGCCAGGCCGGCCACGACCCCGTCGAGTTCACCCTGCCCGCCCTGGCGGCCATCTATCTGGCCACGGGCGGCGTGCCGCGCAAGGTCGTCATGCTCTGCCACCAGGTCATCCTGGCGATGATCGTCCGCAACCGGTCGCGGGCGGGGTGGCGGCTCGTGCAGTCCTGCCTCCGGAACCGGGCCTCGTACCGAAGGAGGCGGCGCCGGATCGGGTGGGGGGTGGCCGCCGTGCTGGCGGTCTGCGTCCTGGCTGTTCTCACGGTGGTCTCGGCACGGCGTGACGGGACCGGCGTTTCGGGCGAGCGCGCGCTGCCGGCCTACCAGGCGCGGATCTCGGACAAGACCGTCCATCCCCTGGCCTCGGTGCCGCCGGTCCCCTGGCAGCCCGCGGCGGCCATCGCCGGCTCGCCGGCCGGCGCCGCCGGACCGGCTGCGGCTCCCCTGTTCCGGAAGAGCCTCCCGCGGGAGGGGGCCGCCCCGCAGGCGCCGGCGCAGGGGGTGCGCTGA
- a CDS encoding type II/IV secretion system protein: MLIDAEVLNEEQLRHFLDEQKKTGLKLGKLLIQQGILSETQMVDLLSRQLKIEKYHPDKYPVDLSLAAVFPAETAQKYQVAPLKRKGRLLTIAMTDPVDINALDYIESLTNEEVETVVCTERELNQLIGQIYGMQSGLGGVLESLGEMTIDSGVDTEAAAEYTDDLQVSPSSIMGMAEEAPIVRLVNSIISQAVREGASDIHISPQMKNVQVRFRIDGRLHEVPAPPKQMFLPIISRIKILANMDIATSRIPQDGRFTVKMENKEINVRVSSIPTIYGENLVLRLLDMGAGVYSLDRLGMVKEDREKIESIINKPYGMILSSGPTGSGKSTSLYAIIREINRPDIHIITLEDPVEYRVEKVRQVQLNRKAGMTFASGLRSILRQDPDVIMVGEIRDAETAGISVQAALTGHRVLSTVHTNDAAGAITRLIDMGIERFLVSSVLLATFAQRLVRTICPYCVERYRPNEKVIAAWGLQVDGANFQRGRGCPACMGTGYRGRTGIFEIVINDEEVQDMILRGMAAQEISRTLKQKGKLRTLKDDAMSKVLSGVTTIEEASAAVMV; encoded by the coding sequence ATGCTCATCGATGCCGAGGTCCTCAACGAGGAGCAGCTGCGGCATTTTCTCGACGAGCAGAAGAAGACGGGGTTGAAGCTCGGCAAGCTGCTGATCCAGCAGGGCATCCTGTCGGAAACCCAGATGGTCGACCTGCTGAGCCGGCAGCTCAAGATCGAAAAATACCATCCCGACAAGTATCCCGTCGACCTGAGCCTCGCCGCCGTCTTCCCCGCCGAGACCGCCCAGAAGTACCAGGTGGCGCCGCTCAAGCGGAAGGGCCGTCTGCTCACGATCGCCATGACGGACCCGGTGGACATCAACGCCCTGGACTACATCGAGTCGCTCACCAACGAGGAGGTGGAAACGGTCGTCTGCACCGAGCGCGAGCTCAACCAGCTCATCGGCCAGATCTACGGCATGCAGTCCGGGCTGGGCGGCGTGCTGGAGAGCCTCGGGGAGATGACGATCGACTCGGGCGTCGACACCGAGGCGGCCGCCGAGTACACCGACGACCTGCAGGTGAGCCCCAGCTCCATCATGGGGATGGCCGAGGAGGCGCCCATCGTGCGCCTCGTGAACTCCATCATCTCCCAGGCCGTCCGGGAGGGAGCCAGCGACATCCACATCAGCCCCCAGATGAAGAACGTGCAGGTGCGGTTCCGCATCGACGGCCGGCTCCACGAGGTGCCCGCACCGCCGAAGCAGATGTTCCTGCCCATCATCTCGCGCATCAAGATCCTGGCGAACATGGACATCGCCACCTCGCGCATCCCGCAGGACGGCCGCTTCACCGTCAAGATGGAGAACAAGGAGATCAACGTCCGCGTCTCCTCCATCCCGACCATCTACGGCGAGAACCTCGTCCTGCGCCTGCTGGACATGGGCGCCGGCGTCTACTCGCTCGACCGGCTCGGCATGGTCAAGGAGGACCGCGAGAAGATCGAATCCATCATCAACAAGCCCTACGGGATGATCCTCAGCTCGGGCCCCACGGGGAGCGGCAAGAGCACGAGCCTCTACGCCATCATCCGGGAGATCAACCGGCCCGACATCCACATCATCACCCTCGAGGACCCCGTCGAGTACCGCGTCGAGAAGGTCCGGCAGGTCCAGCTCAACCGCAAGGCCGGCATGACCTTCGCGAGCGGCCTGCGCTCCATCCTGCGACAGGACCCCGACGTGATCATGGTCGGCGAGATCCGCGACGCCGAGACGGCGGGCATCTCCGTGCAGGCGGCCCTCACGGGCCATCGGGTCCTGAGCACCGTGCACACCAACGACGCCGCGGGGGCCATCACGCGCCTCATCGACATGGGCATCGAGCGGTTCCTCGTCTCGTCGGTGCTGCTGGCGACCTTCGCCCAGCGCCTCGTCCGGACGATCTGCCCGTACTGCGTGGAGCGCTACAGGCCCAACGAGAAGGTGATCGCCGCCTGGGGGCTGCAGGTCGACGGGGCCAATTTCCAGCGCGGCCGGGGATGCCCGGCCTGCATGGGCACGGGGTACCGCGGCCGGACGGGGATCTTCGAGATCGTCATCAACGACGAGGAGGTCCAGGACATGATCCTGCGGGGGATGGCCGCCCAGGAGATCAGCCGGACCCTCAAGCAGAAGGGAAAGCTGCGGACCCTCAAGGACGACGCGATGAGCAAGGTGCTCTCCGGCGTGACCACCATCGAGGAGGCCTCGGCGGCGGTGATGGTGTAA
- a CDS encoding type II secretion system F family protein produces MPKYSYDAINETGASISGTIEADSPDAARTLLLNRGWIPSRVAGASERAAMLGISWAGLQQRVGGVSMQELILFTKQFRTMFIAGVPIMRLLEVLEAQVANPKLKQIVTEISQDVREGSPLSDAMAKHPKTFNTLYRSMIKAGEASGTIPEVLARLIYILEHEHKIKSDVKSALQYPIIVVAALGIAFFVLLNYVIPRFVGIFARVGVELPWPTRVSLFLHHLLTDYWMITLAVLIALVAGAAYYFRTEQGRYVRDAFLLRIPLLGPLFVKSAMSRFASIFSILQASGVPVMNSLQILSGTIGNTAIAREFDEVRDRVEEGRGISGPLSTARYFTPMVIQMVAIGEESGQLDEMLQAVSVHYDDEVAFAVKRLSDAIGPVLVVGLAFVVGFFALAVFLPMWDLTKIATKGF; encoded by the coding sequence ATGCCGAAATATTCCTACGACGCCATCAACGAGACCGGTGCGAGCATCTCGGGCACGATCGAGGCGGATTCGCCCGACGCGGCCCGGACGCTCCTGCTCAACCGCGGCTGGATTCCTTCCCGGGTCGCCGGCGCCTCGGAGCGCGCCGCCATGCTCGGGATCTCCTGGGCGGGCCTGCAGCAGCGGGTGGGCGGGGTCTCGATGCAGGAGCTCATCCTCTTCACGAAGCAGTTCCGCACCATGTTCATCGCCGGCGTCCCCATCATGCGGCTCCTGGAAGTCCTCGAAGCCCAGGTGGCCAACCCGAAGCTCAAGCAGATCGTGACGGAGATCTCCCAGGACGTCCGCGAGGGCTCCCCGCTGTCCGACGCCATGGCGAAGCACCCCAAGACCTTCAACACCCTGTACCGGAGCATGATCAAGGCCGGCGAGGCCAGCGGCACGATCCCGGAGGTCCTGGCGCGGCTCATCTACATCCTCGAGCACGAGCACAAGATCAAGTCCGACGTGAAGTCGGCCCTGCAGTACCCCATCATCGTCGTGGCGGCCCTGGGGATCGCCTTCTTCGTCCTGCTCAACTACGTCATCCCCCGCTTCGTGGGCATCTTCGCCCGCGTGGGCGTCGAGCTGCCGTGGCCGACGAGGGTGAGCCTGTTCCTCCATCACCTCCTGACGGATTACTGGATGATCACGCTCGCGGTGCTGATTGCTCTGGTTGCGGGTGCGGCGTACTACTTCAGGACCGAGCAGGGACGCTATGTCCGGGATGCCTTCCTGCTGCGGATCCCCCTGCTGGGGCCCCTGTTCGTGAAATCGGCCATGTCCCGCTTCGCCAGCATCTTCTCCATCCTCCAGGCCAGCGGCGTGCCTGTCATGAACTCCCTGCAGATCCTCTCGGGGACGATCGGCAACACGGCCATCGCCCGGGAGTTCGACGAGGTGCGCGACCGAGTGGAGGAGGGCCGGGGGATCTCGGGGCCCCTCAGCACCGCGCGGTACTTCACCCCCATGGTCATCCAGATGGTCGCGATCGGCGAGGAGTCGGGCCAGCTCGACGAGATGCTCCAGGCCGTCTCCGTCCACTACGACGACGAGGTGGCCTTCGCCGTGAAGCGCCTCTCCGACGCCATCGGGCCGGTCCTGGTCGTGGGCCTGGCCTTCGTCGTGGGGTTCTTCGCCCTTGCCGTCTTCTTGCCCATGTGGGATCTCACCAAGATCGCCACCAAGGGGTTCTAA